A single genomic interval of Rosistilla ulvae harbors:
- a CDS encoding DUF1559 family PulG-like putative transporter, whose product MNRRSTGFTLVELLVVIAIIGILVGLLLPAVQAAREAARRMECSNNLKQLGLALHNYHDTFQVFPPGRMSCDGWTGGPCTGKTWMEKPGTSGMVMLLPFMELNNLYDQFGGFQAGGLEPSGGPADWRTPQVDAAMKERPAVFVCPSEIVAPIYNGTATANYVFVHGRRGPGSGTDQVSLKHGNTGVFNYLSTYSMSDITDGTAQTLAFGEVLGADKPESVNRWTLAGRHLDSLRSTENPINTPPGTGPITLTIYGSTLNGAMGSRHPGGSMFTFCDGHVAFISETVNMTIYRAISTRDGGEVVRLP is encoded by the coding sequence ATGAACAGGCGAAGTACTGGCTTCACGCTGGTGGAATTGCTGGTTGTGATCGCGATCATTGGAATCTTGGTTGGACTTCTGCTGCCCGCGGTCCAGGCAGCGCGGGAAGCGGCGCGGCGGATGGAGTGTTCCAACAATCTGAAGCAACTGGGCCTTGCGCTGCACAATTACCACGATACATTTCAAGTCTTTCCGCCCGGACGGATGAGCTGCGATGGATGGACCGGTGGGCCATGTACTGGGAAAACGTGGATGGAGAAGCCGGGAACCAGCGGGATGGTGATGCTGTTGCCATTCATGGAACTGAACAATCTCTACGATCAGTTCGGCGGCTTCCAAGCGGGAGGTTTGGAACCATCGGGTGGTCCGGCGGATTGGCGAACGCCCCAGGTCGACGCCGCGATGAAGGAGCGCCCCGCCGTTTTCGTCTGCCCCAGCGAAATCGTTGCACCAATCTACAACGGCACAGCGACCGCAAATTATGTTTTCGTTCATGGCCGGCGCGGTCCTGGATCGGGAACCGATCAAGTCTCGTTGAAACATGGCAACACCGGCGTGTTCAACTATTTGTCGACCTACAGCATGTCGGACATCACCGATGGCACCGCTCAAACGTTAGCGTTTGGCGAGGTGTTGGGAGCTGACAAGCCTGAATCGGTGAACCGTTGGACCTTGGCGGGCCGGCATCTCGATTCGTTGCGTTCGACGGAAAATCCGATCAATACGCCACCGGGCACCGGCCCGATCACGTTGACCATCTATGGATCGACACTCAACGGCGCGATGGGCAGTCGACATCCCGGCGGATCGATGTTCACCTTCTGTGATGGACACGTCGCGTTCATTTCGGAGACTGTCAACATGACGATCTACCGTGCGATCTCAACGCGAGATGGAGGCGAAGTCGTTCGACTTCCCTAG
- a CDS encoding WXG100 family type VII secretion target → MSQAIVNPDHLRQFAGNLKVFTEELQQRAGSLSSQMNQLGESWRDQQHRRFAAEFEDELRQMARFVQSAEQHIPYLLRKADQIDAYLKG, encoded by the coding sequence ATGTCCCAAGCAATCGTTAACCCCGACCACCTGCGCCAATTCGCCGGGAACCTCAAAGTGTTCACCGAGGAGCTGCAACAACGGGCCGGATCGCTGTCGTCGCAGATGAATCAATTGGGCGAATCGTGGCGCGATCAACAACATCGTCGCTTCGCCGCCGAGTTCGAAGATGAACTGCGACAGATGGCGCGGTTCGTTCAATCGGCAGAGCAACACATCCCCTATCTGCTTCGCAAAGCGGATCAGATCGATGCCTACCTAAAAGGATAA
- the ndk gene encoding nucleoside-diphosphate kinase: MERTLVLLKPDCVQRRLMGEIISRFEAKGLNIVGMKMMHVTPDLAKQHYAEHVEKPFYPSLESFITSAPIVALAIDGIEVIRVMRDLLGATNGCNAAPGTIRGDFSNSRQMNLVHASDGPEAAARELHLYFGTGDLCDFDHVTEEFMRAADE, encoded by the coding sequence ATGGAGCGTACGCTTGTACTGCTGAAACCCGATTGCGTTCAACGCCGTTTGATGGGCGAAATCATCAGCCGATTCGAAGCCAAGGGGCTGAACATCGTCGGCATGAAGATGATGCACGTGACTCCCGATCTGGCCAAACAACATTATGCAGAGCATGTTGAGAAGCCATTTTACCCAAGCCTGGAATCGTTCATCACCAGCGCGCCGATCGTCGCATTGGCGATCGACGGGATCGAAGTCATCCGCGTGATGCGCGATCTGCTGGGTGCGACCAACGGTTGCAATGCAGCTCCCGGAACGATCCGTGGCGATTTCAGCAACAGCCGCCAAATGAACCTGGTTCACGCGTCGGACGGCCCCGAAGCTGCCGCTCGCGAACTGCACCTCTACTTCGGCACTGGCGATCTCTGCGATTTCGACCACGTCACCGAAGAGTTCATGCGCGCCGCCGACGAATAG
- a CDS encoding endo-1,4-beta-xylanase, with product MGLFRFEVPESFRASVPHWEAAYISGIEGIPWFGRVTWKDDQLLIQRNIDESGKISIPWPIADSGPRVLQSCSLRQRDTPYFLPLELARGACSNIRGQADQWQRSGMRLPDAYQSRLTEGIDRFLDAAQSYPLSARTAELSDASLAALQQASDALVDTYAAQALAYRKNNERQLGTLAAAYIAPPGPMTPGLEQAYLDAFNTIAIRTNWTAVESDMGKLDFEQFDPLFDWSHQHGLRVCAGPLFDFQQKQLPHWIYLLEEDFDGLLDTVSRYVATAVQRYRGKVQLWHAVSGLNTAGPIKLDEEQVMRLAVAVIQEIRRHDNRTPILISVDQPWGEYLSKSSDGISPLHFVDALVRSNLGIAGIGLEMRMNYWPEGTLPRSILDVSQQIDRWAQLGLPLLAQISVPAIAESEANTPRNALPIALGPEGQSTAADQLAYASRLTRMLLAKQMVHGVFWESWDDRQAHSMPGAGLVDSHGKPRPLLNELASLRRQFLF from the coding sequence ATGGGTCTGTTCCGTTTTGAAGTTCCCGAATCATTTCGGGCATCAGTACCCCATTGGGAAGCTGCGTATATCTCAGGAATCGAAGGCATTCCTTGGTTTGGCAGAGTCACGTGGAAAGATGACCAGCTGCTGATTCAACGCAATATCGACGAGTCGGGAAAGATCTCCATTCCCTGGCCGATCGCTGACAGCGGCCCCCGCGTGTTGCAATCGTGCAGTCTGCGACAGCGCGATACTCCCTATTTCCTGCCGCTGGAACTGGCTCGCGGGGCGTGCAGCAACATTCGCGGCCAAGCCGATCAGTGGCAGCGGAGCGGGATGCGATTGCCCGATGCGTACCAGTCGCGGCTGACCGAAGGAATCGACCGATTTCTCGATGCCGCTCAAAGCTATCCGCTGAGCGCCCGAACGGCTGAGTTGTCCGACGCCTCGCTGGCCGCGCTGCAACAAGCCTCCGACGCCTTAGTCGACACCTACGCCGCGCAAGCGTTGGCCTACCGCAAGAACAACGAACGCCAGTTGGGAACTCTCGCGGCCGCCTACATCGCTCCCCCGGGACCGATGACGCCGGGGCTGGAACAGGCCTATCTCGACGCCTTCAACACGATCGCCATCCGCACCAATTGGACCGCTGTCGAAAGCGACATGGGCAAATTGGACTTCGAGCAGTTTGATCCGCTGTTCGATTGGAGCCACCAGCACGGGCTGCGCGTCTGCGCCGGGCCGCTGTTCGATTTCCAGCAGAAACAATTGCCCCACTGGATCTATTTGTTAGAAGAGGACTTCGACGGGCTGCTGGATACGGTCAGCCGATACGTCGCAACGGCGGTGCAACGCTACCGCGGCAAGGTCCAACTGTGGCATGCGGTGTCCGGATTAAATACCGCGGGCCCAATCAAATTGGACGAAGAACAGGTGATGCGTTTGGCGGTTGCGGTGATCCAGGAGATCCGCCGCCACGACAATCGCACGCCGATCCTGATCAGCGTCGACCAACCTTGGGGCGAATATCTCAGCAAATCGTCCGACGGCATTTCTCCGCTGCACTTCGTCGACGCCTTGGTTCGTTCGAACCTGGGTATCGCGGGCATCGGCCTCGAGATGCGGATGAATTATTGGCCCGAGGGGACACTGCCACGGAGCATCCTGGACGTCAGTCAACAGATCGACCGCTGGGCTCAATTGGGACTGCCGCTGCTGGCGCAGATCTCCGTCCCCGCGATCGCGGAATCGGAAGCCAACACGCCGCGAAACGCGTTGCCGATCGCCTTGGGGCCCGAAGGTCAATCAACCGCCGCGGATCAACTGGCCTATGCGAGTCGGTTGACGCGGATGCTGCTGGCGAAACAGATGGTCCACGGCGTCTTTTGGGAAAGCTGGGACGATCGCCAAGCCCATTCGATGCCGGGGGCAGGGCTTGTCGATTCGCATGGCAAACCGCGTCCGCTGTTGAACGAACTGGCAAGTCTCCGCCGCCAGTTTTTGTTTTAA
- a CDS encoding Gfo/Idh/MocA family protein, whose translation MTKRSSLNRRRFVQSSGAAAAVLSSGVWSETSAKESTSANNKLKILCVGTANRAAADVEGVKGEDIVGLCDIDKNYLDRAAAQFKSAKLYSDYREMIDKEAGNADAIVIGNADHNHAPASLRAINAGLHCYCEKPLTHTVTEARIITEAARAKGVATQLGTQIHAGDNYRRVTEIVKAGILGDVTDVHVWVGKGWGGGERPEGGEQPPASLDWDLWLGPAPERPYVAGRYHPAQWRRWWDFGQGTLGDMACHYMDLPFWALDLKHPTTISAEGPEVHPETCPLGLKVEYQFAKRGDLAPVKLTWYDGNMTPREVAGERVPGSGVMFVGTEGKLFANYGSYKLFPKEKFAGFQPPEQTIPKSIGHHAEWIKACKDGSPTTCNFDYSGALTETVLLGNVAYRTGKELQWDAAALKATNCPEADKYLSKEYRKGWEVS comes from the coding sequence ATGACAAAACGATCCTCATTGAATCGACGACGATTCGTGCAATCCTCCGGCGCTGCGGCGGCTGTGCTGTCGAGCGGCGTGTGGAGCGAAACCTCCGCTAAAGAGTCGACCTCGGCAAACAACAAACTGAAAATCTTGTGCGTCGGAACCGCCAACCGCGCCGCTGCCGACGTCGAGGGGGTCAAGGGCGAAGACATTGTGGGTCTGTGCGACATCGACAAGAACTACCTCGATCGCGCCGCGGCTCAATTCAAAAGTGCCAAGCTGTACAGCGATTATCGCGAGATGATCGACAAGGAAGCTGGCAACGCCGACGCGATCGTGATCGGTAACGCCGACCACAACCACGCTCCCGCTTCGCTACGAGCGATCAACGCCGGCCTGCACTGCTACTGCGAAAAACCGCTGACCCACACCGTCACCGAAGCTCGCATCATCACCGAAGCGGCTCGCGCCAAAGGCGTCGCGACGCAGTTGGGAACTCAGATCCACGCCGGCGACAACTACCGCCGCGTGACCGAGATCGTCAAAGCTGGCATCCTGGGCGATGTGACCGATGTCCACGTTTGGGTCGGTAAAGGCTGGGGTGGCGGCGAGCGACCCGAAGGTGGCGAACAACCACCAGCGAGCCTCGATTGGGATCTGTGGTTGGGCCCAGCTCCCGAACGTCCTTATGTCGCTGGACGCTACCACCCTGCACAATGGCGACGTTGGTGGGACTTCGGCCAAGGAACCCTGGGCGACATGGCGTGCCACTACATGGATCTGCCATTCTGGGCTTTGGATCTGAAGCACCCAACCACGATCAGCGCTGAAGGCCCCGAGGTTCATCCAGAAACCTGCCCGCTCGGTTTGAAAGTCGAATACCAGTTCGCTAAACGCGGCGACTTGGCTCCTGTCAAACTGACTTGGTACGACGGCAACATGACGCCTCGCGAAGTTGCGGGCGAACGCGTTCCCGGCAGCGGCGTGATGTTTGTCGGAACCGAAGGCAAGTTGTTTGCCAACTACGGCAGCTACAAGCTGTTCCCGAAAGAGAAGTTTGCCGGCTTCCAACCGCCCGAACAAACGATCCCTAAATCGATCGGGCACCACGCCGAATGGATCAAAGCGTGCAAGGATGGTTCGCCAACCACATGCAACTTCGATTATTCGGGCGCTCTGACTGAAACGGTTCTGTTGGGCAACGTTGCCTACCGTACCGGCAAGGAACTGCAGTGGGACGCGGCGGCGCTGAAGGCGACCAATTGCCCCGAAGCCGACAAGTACCTGAGCAAAGAATACCGCAAGGGTTGGGAAGTCAGCTAA
- the frr gene encoding ribosome recycling factor: MSAEEIQLDAEERMEKAVAHLKHSLTGIRTGRATPGLVDSIRVEVYGSQTPLKQLASIGTPEPQQIVIRPYDQSTIKEIEKAIVAGDLGLNPQNDGHMIRLNVPALSTEVRKKMVARIKELSEEAKVSIRNIRRDANKAADTEEKEKTMSEDDRDRVKSDIQDLTKKYETQVGEVAKARETEVMEG; this comes from the coding sequence ATGTCTGCGGAAGAAATTCAACTTGATGCCGAAGAACGCATGGAAAAAGCGGTTGCCCACCTCAAGCACAGCTTGACGGGAATTCGCACCGGTCGCGCCACGCCCGGTTTGGTCGATTCGATCCGTGTTGAGGTGTATGGTTCGCAGACTCCGCTCAAGCAACTCGCTTCGATCGGTACTCCCGAACCGCAACAGATCGTGATCCGCCCCTATGACCAATCGACGATCAAAGAGATCGAAAAAGCGATCGTGGCGGGCGACTTGGGATTGAATCCCCAAAACGATGGGCACATGATCCGTCTGAACGTCCCCGCGTTGTCGACCGAAGTTCGCAAGAAGATGGTCGCCCGAATCAAGGAACTTTCCGAAGAGGCGAAGGTTTCGATCCGCAACATCCGCCGCGATGCCAACAAGGCAGCCGATACGGAAGAAAAAGAGAAGACGATGAGCGAAGACGATCGCGATCGCGTTAAGAGCGACATTCAAGACCTGACGAAGAAGTATGAGACTCAGGTTGGTGAAGTCGCCAAGGCGCGCGAAACCGAAGTCATGGAAGGGTAA
- a CDS encoding NAD(P)/FAD-dependent oxidoreductase, producing MSQNAPEKSKWLVVGGGMAGLTLAHRLSQRGQEVSVCEAAPSFGGLTSACSLGDVVWDRFYHVTLLSDSHLRGLLNELDLEHEIRWVTTKTGFFSGGRLYSMSNSWEFLNFPPLTLIEKLRLGGTIFYTSKLRNWRRLEQIHVADFLKRLSGKGTFEKIWLPLLRAKLGETYQKASAAFIWSYISRMYKARRSGIKTEMFGYVPGGYARIIDRFVETLRGNGVRLLSSHGVQSITQCEAGGLDVDFGAGRIERFDNVISTIPSPIISQHCPELTEDEHQRLQGVEYIGVVCASMLLSESISPYYVTNITDDWVPLTAVIEMSTIVDRKELGGHALVYLPKYLPDSDLGLQEPDAEIQDRFLSTLEKMYSHFSRDHVKAFQISRAKHVMALPTIDYSQKLPPIVTSLPGFYALNGAHITKGNLNVNETIDLADEKLNDVVWPDFLVRATK from the coding sequence ATGTCCCAGAATGCACCTGAAAAATCGAAGTGGCTTGTCGTCGGCGGCGGGATGGCGGGCCTGACGCTGGCCCATCGGTTATCGCAGCGCGGCCAAGAGGTCAGCGTTTGCGAAGCCGCCCCTAGTTTTGGCGGGCTGACCTCCGCTTGTTCTCTGGGCGATGTCGTCTGGGATCGCTTCTATCACGTCACGCTGCTGTCGGATTCGCATCTCCGCGGTCTGTTGAATGAACTCGATCTCGAACACGAGATCCGTTGGGTGACGACCAAAACGGGATTCTTCAGCGGCGGCCGGCTCTATTCGATGTCGAACTCGTGGGAGTTCCTAAACTTCCCGCCGCTGACCCTGATCGAAAAGCTGCGACTCGGGGGGACGATCTTCTATACGTCCAAGCTGCGGAATTGGCGGCGATTAGAACAGATTCACGTCGCCGATTTTCTGAAACGGCTCAGCGGCAAAGGGACCTTTGAAAAGATCTGGCTGCCGTTGCTGCGGGCCAAGTTGGGCGAGACCTATCAAAAAGCTTCCGCCGCCTTTATCTGGTCCTACATCTCGCGGATGTACAAAGCCCGCCGCAGCGGGATCAAAACCGAGATGTTTGGGTATGTCCCCGGCGGTTACGCGCGGATCATCGACAGGTTTGTCGAGACGTTGCGCGGTAACGGGGTGCGGTTGTTGAGCAGCCATGGGGTGCAATCGATCACTCAGTGCGAGGCGGGCGGGTTAGACGTCGACTTTGGCGCCGGGCGGATCGAGCGGTTTGATAACGTGATCAGCACGATCCCTTCGCCGATCATCAGCCAGCACTGTCCGGAGTTGACTGAAGACGAGCACCAGCGTTTACAGGGCGTCGAATATATCGGAGTCGTCTGCGCTTCGATGCTGCTGAGCGAATCGATCAGTCCTTATTATGTGACCAACATCACCGACGACTGGGTCCCGTTGACGGCGGTGATCGAGATGTCGACGATCGTCGACCGCAAGGAACTTGGCGGGCACGCGTTGGTCTATCTACCGAAGTATCTGCCCGACAGCGATCTCGGGCTGCAAGAACCCGACGCAGAGATCCAAGACCGCTTCCTATCGACGTTGGAAAAGATGTACTCCCATTTTTCGCGCGATCACGTGAAAGCGTTTCAAATAAGCCGGGCCAAACATGTGATGGCTCTGCCGACGATCGATTACTCCCAAAAGCTGCCACCGATCGTGACATCGCTGCCCGGATTCTATGCGCTCAACGGGGCGCACATCACCAAGGGGAACTTGAACGTCAACGAAACGATCGACTTGGCCGACGAGAAGCTGAACGACGTCGTCTGGCCCGACTTCCTCGTACGCGCCACGAAATGA
- a CDS encoding phosphoribosylaminoimidazolesuccinocarboxamide synthase produces the protein MTSNDPFEFDSNGALLRTHLPLPGQSGKVRDVYDLGDSLLIVSTDRISAFDWILPNGIPHKGSILTAMSRFWFDHLQVANHLISCEVPQQVVDLGIDASVLADRIMVVRKAQVVPFECVIRGFIEGSGWAEYQQSGAICGIDLPAGLRQCDRLPEPIFTPATKAETGHDENVSTEVMSAAIGAEQTELLRRLSLQVYTTAADHAAERGILIADTKFEWGLVDGEVILIDEVLTPDSSRFWPKSSYEPGHSQPSFDKQYVREWLSETDWDRNSPPPSLPADVVQRTGEKYREALDILT, from the coding sequence TTGACCAGCAACGACCCATTCGAATTCGATTCCAACGGTGCCCTGTTACGAACGCATCTGCCACTTCCGGGGCAATCGGGAAAAGTTCGCGATGTGTATGACCTCGGCGACAGCCTGCTGATCGTCAGCACCGACCGAATCAGTGCTTTCGATTGGATCCTGCCCAATGGAATTCCTCACAAAGGGAGCATCCTGACGGCGATGAGCCGGTTTTGGTTCGATCATCTGCAGGTCGCCAACCATCTGATCAGCTGCGAAGTGCCGCAGCAGGTGGTCGATCTCGGGATCGATGCGTCGGTCCTCGCCGACCGAATCATGGTCGTTCGCAAGGCGCAAGTCGTCCCTTTTGAATGCGTGATCCGCGGTTTTATCGAGGGATCCGGCTGGGCCGAGTATCAGCAAAGCGGAGCGATCTGCGGGATCGACCTGCCAGCTGGTCTGCGTCAGTGCGATCGTTTGCCCGAACCGATCTTCACTCCCGCGACCAAAGCGGAGACCGGGCATGATGAAAACGTCTCGACCGAGGTCATGTCGGCTGCGATCGGTGCGGAACAGACCGAACTGCTGCGGCGGTTGAGTCTTCAGGTCTACACCACCGCAGCGGATCATGCAGCCGAGCGCGGGATCTTGATCGCCGACACCAAGTTTGAATGGGGCCTGGTCGATGGCGAAGTGATCCTGATCGACGAGGTTTTGACGCCTGATAGCTCACGTTTCTGGCCCAAGTCGAGCTACGAGCCGGGACACTCTCAACCGTCGTTCGACAAGCAATATGTTCGCGAATGGCTTTCGGAAACCGATTGGGACCGCAACAGCCCGCCGCCATCATTGCCAGCCGATGTGGTGCAGCGAACGGGCGAAAAGTATCGCGAAGCGCTCGACATCTTGACCTAA
- a CDS encoding trans-sulfuration enzyme family protein, protein MATDTVEQNSEKQTPAKQPPAKQGMSTKSVHAGEDRQKPGDAIADPIFCSSTFTFRTTDDVIDYCEGRSDREEYGRYGNPNERSVERKLAALDCGEAAIVYGSGMAAIVGLLMAKLNAGDEIVFFDQCYHRSREFCSKHLARFGVVTRQVPTGDYDAMEAAINENTRMLVSESPTNPHLTCIDLEQFVALGKAHEVETLIDATLATPYNIQPLEFGVDYVLHSATKYLGGHNDLLAGVIVGSAEALDPVRNLRGIMGAVNSPHNMYLLERGLKTFELRMQRHNANGQAIAEFLESHPRVERVYYPGLKSHPTHEIATQTMRGFGGLVTFTIKDADMRQTANIVDAARIPRIAPSLGGVESLIEQPLVMSYYKCTPEQRASYGIADNMIRMSCGIENTEDLIADLDQALQA, encoded by the coding sequence ATGGCTACCGACACAGTGGAACAAAACAGCGAAAAGCAAACTCCGGCGAAACAACCTCCGGCGAAGCAGGGCATGAGCACCAAAAGTGTGCATGCGGGCGAAGACCGGCAGAAGCCGGGGGACGCGATCGCCGATCCGATCTTCTGTTCATCGACCTTCACCTTTCGAACCACCGACGACGTGATCGATTACTGCGAAGGACGCAGCGACCGCGAGGAATATGGTCGTTACGGCAACCCGAACGAACGGAGCGTCGAACGCAAACTGGCGGCGCTCGATTGCGGCGAAGCGGCGATCGTCTACGGCAGCGGGATGGCGGCGATCGTGGGGCTGTTGATGGCCAAGCTGAACGCCGGCGACGAAATCGTCTTCTTCGATCAATGTTACCACCGCAGCCGCGAATTCTGCAGCAAGCATCTGGCCCGCTTCGGTGTCGTCACGCGTCAAGTTCCCACCGGCGACTACGATGCGATGGAAGCTGCGATCAACGAAAACACGCGAATGTTGGTCAGCGAATCGCCGACCAACCCACATCTGACTTGCATCGATCTAGAACAGTTCGTGGCGTTGGGCAAGGCGCACGAAGTCGAAACGTTGATCGATGCGACGTTGGCAACTCCTTACAACATCCAACCACTGGAATTTGGCGTCGATTACGTGTTGCACTCGGCGACCAAATATCTCGGCGGCCACAACGATCTGTTGGCGGGCGTGATCGTCGGCAGTGCCGAAGCGTTGGACCCGGTCCGCAATCTGCGTGGCATCATGGGAGCCGTGAACTCTCCTCACAACATGTATCTGTTGGAACGGGGACTAAAGACGTTTGAACTGCGCATGCAGCGGCACAATGCCAACGGGCAAGCGATCGCCGAATTTCTGGAATCGCACCCGCGTGTGGAGCGAGTTTATTATCCCGGGCTGAAGTCGCATCCGACTCACGAGATCGCGACCCAGACGATGCGTGGCTTCGGCGGCTTGGTCACCTTTACGATCAAAGACGCCGATATGCGTCAGACGGCGAACATCGTCGATGCCGCTCGCATTCCACGGATCGCGCCGAGCCTAGGTGGAGTCGAATCGCTGATCGAGCAACCGCTTGTGATGAGCTACTACAAATGCACGCCAGAGCAGCGGGCGTCGTATGGCATCGCCGACAACATGATCCGCATGTCGTGCGGCATCGAAAACACCGAAGACCTGATCGCCGATCTCGACCAAGCGCTGCAGGCGTAG
- a CDS encoding DUF1559 domain-containing protein, with the protein MNFPFNGSRTLCRVTAPRPLRGFTLVELLVVIAIIGILVGLLLPAVQAAREAARRMQCSNNLKQMTLAIHNYESTHRVFPPGSLGYPFVWSPQSQLLPFVEQGSLKDLLIYEVPPMVAFGGGYNAAQVAQNDSAAQQRLPFITCPSDGESVPGSDYGGISYPGSSGSGINNVGDASDDGSVSNADGIFFTKSKIGFRDVTDGTSHTIAFGEQLLGDGQNTVPANNDFRRRVVELPMATQTTTAACDPGSAPAWSGQRGAKWVNGHLADSMFNLYYTPNSKEPDCHNGYHNFGLVSARSNHPGGVQTSLVDGSVRFVGETVDLSVWRAAGTRSGGEIAGEL; encoded by the coding sequence ATGAACTTTCCTTTCAATGGCTCTCGAACATTGTGTCGCGTCACCGCGCCGCGACCTTTGCGTGGTTTTACACTCGTCGAACTGTTGGTCGTGATCGCGATCATCGGGATCCTGGTCGGGCTGTTGCTGCCCGCAGTCCAAGCGGCTCGCGAAGCGGCGCGGCGGATGCAGTGTTCCAACAATTTGAAACAGATGACGCTTGCGATTCACAACTACGAATCGACGCATCGCGTCTTTCCGCCGGGCAGCCTCGGTTATCCGTTTGTCTGGTCGCCCCAATCGCAACTGCTGCCGTTTGTCGAACAGGGCAGCTTGAAGGACCTTTTGATCTACGAAGTGCCTCCGATGGTTGCGTTTGGCGGGGGGTATAACGCGGCGCAAGTCGCTCAGAACGATTCAGCCGCCCAGCAGCGATTGCCATTTATCACCTGTCCCAGCGATGGAGAATCGGTTCCCGGATCTGATTACGGCGGAATCAGTTATCCCGGTTCCAGCGGTTCGGGAATCAACAATGTCGGCGATGCCAGCGACGATGGTTCGGTCTCCAACGCCGACGGGATCTTCTTTACAAAATCAAAGATCGGGTTCCGCGACGTCACCGATGGAACTAGCCACACGATTGCGTTTGGCGAGCAGTTGTTAGGGGACGGGCAGAACACAGTTCCCGCCAACAACGATTTCCGCCGCCGTGTCGTCGAATTGCCAATGGCGACGCAAACGACAACCGCGGCTTGTGATCCCGGATCGGCACCGGCGTGGTCGGGACAGCGAGGGGCCAAATGGGTCAACGGTCACTTGGCCGATTCGATGTTCAACCTCTACTACACGCCGAATTCGAAAGAGCCCGATTGCCACAACGGCTACCACAATTTCGGTTTGGTTAGCGCCCGCAGCAATCATCCCGGCGGCGTGCAGACTTCGTTGGTCGATGGCAGCGTGCGGTTTGTCGGCGAGACAGTCGACTTAAGCGTTTGGCGAGCTGCCGGAACACGTTCCGGAGGCGAGATCGCGGGCGAACTGTAG
- a CDS encoding tetratricopeptide repeat protein: protein MSADASGSPNLDTSVQRRQTLELSIRDAPADVEPYLELAQIHRALDKPIEAQKVLEKAVRVSGDHPEVLWQLEEAELARSLQRLKEFKELHNKHPTPDVTSDLERAQNEWAIRRAEVCRKRLQRDPSQTNLCIVMAEAMYEMGQFAEAIAALEPALNDPQECSKAHLVRGMCLQAINQPLEALASFRGAALRRAIQPTPNIKLAALRHAADLASRLGLRATCKRYLRGILQLNPNDHVATQTLARLEAKGASDIHDLETTENVPSNR from the coding sequence ATGTCGGCGGACGCTTCAGGATCTCCCAACTTGGACACCTCGGTCCAGCGGCGACAGACGCTCGAGCTCAGCATTCGAGACGCGCCCGCAGACGTTGAGCCCTATTTGGAATTGGCCCAGATCCACCGCGCGCTCGACAAACCGATCGAAGCCCAAAAGGTGCTCGAGAAAGCGGTTCGCGTTTCCGGCGACCATCCCGAAGTGTTGTGGCAGCTCGAAGAAGCCGAACTGGCTCGCAGCCTGCAGCGGTTAAAAGAGTTCAAGGAGCTTCACAACAAGCATCCAACGCCCGATGTGACCAGCGATCTCGAACGCGCTCAAAACGAATGGGCGATCCGTCGCGCGGAGGTCTGTCGGAAGCGTCTGCAACGCGATCCCAGCCAAACCAACCTGTGTATCGTGATGGCCGAAGCGATGTACGAAATGGGGCAATTTGCGGAGGCGATCGCGGCTTTGGAACCGGCGCTGAACGATCCGCAAGAATGCAGCAAAGCCCATCTGGTTCGCGGGATGTGTCTGCAAGCGATCAACCAACCGCTCGAAGCGCTCGCTTCGTTTCGCGGAGCGGCTTTGCGGCGGGCGATCCAGCCAACGCCGAACATCAAACTGGCGGCGCTGCGTCACGCGGCCGACCTCGCTTCGCGACTGGGGCTGCGGGCGACCTGCAAACGCTATCTCCGCGGCATCCTTCAATTGAATCCCAACGATCACGTTGCAACCCAAACGCTGGCCCGATTGGAAGCCAAAGGGGCGTCCGACATTCACGACCTGGAGACCACTGAAAATGTCCCAAGCAATCGTTAA